The Phycisphaerae bacterium sequence GCCGCGGTCAGGGCCGGCAGCAGGATCGCCACCAGGACGGCGATGATCGCCACGACCACCAGCAGCTCAATCAACGTGAACGCCATGCATCGCTTTGGCATCGTTTGACCCTCGGACCTCAACCCTTGTTTTCCAGCGATTCCAGGATCTCCGGGCTGATGAACAGCTCCGGCGTGATCATCTGTTGGAGAACCTGGCCCGGCTGGCAAGTCAACAGGAATCGGGCCGCCGTCGAGCCCATTTCGTAGGCCGGCTGGCTCAGGTAGAGCACCGAATCGGGCAGCCACCGCGAGCTGTGCGAATCGTCGAAAATGGCCACCACGAGCTGTTCCGGAATGGCAATCCGCTTGCTCCGCAGGGCCCGCAGGCCGCCCATCGCCAGTTCGACGTTGGTATAATAGAGCACCCGCGGCATCGTCGGGCGGCTGCCCAACAGGCTCAGCGTGGCTGAGACTCCCGCGTCGATCAGGACGCGGCGGCGTTCGACGTCCCACTCGGGCGGCACCTCGATCCCTCGGGCGGCCAGGGCCTCGACGAACCCACGATGGCGCTCAAAATGGCCGGGAAACACCCGGTCGGCGGTGATGACGGCGAACTCGCGGCAGCCGAGGTTGGCCAGGTAGTCAGCCATGTCGCGGCTGCTGCCGTAG is a genomic window containing:
- a CDS encoding LacI family transcriptional regulator gives rise to the protein MSIRRIAERSGVSVATVSRVLSNSAKVNPDTRRKVLKTLEKENFQPKRARRRSLTVGVTIPDLRPGRMDGVYTRELVTGLVEAAAGCDSAVKVINMTDMAQIPFRRGAFSDFCKEHGVDCLIHLQAPIQFHSMLEAVADDGIAQVVIEHRFDRPNIGWIDVDNYGSSRDMADYLANLGCREFAVITADRVFPGHFERHRGFVEALAARGIEVPPEWDVERRRVLIDAGVSATLSLLGSRPTMPRVLYYTNVELAMGGLRALRSKRIAIPEQLVVAIFDDSHSSRWLPDSVLYLSQPAYEMGSTAARFLLTCQPGQVLQQMITPELFISPEILESLENKG